The proteins below come from a single Alnus glutinosa chromosome 9, dhAlnGlut1.1, whole genome shotgun sequence genomic window:
- the LOC133877305 gene encoding transcription repressor MYB5-like gives MRNPSSSSSPTAKAGGGSGSATVTAGKSTTTTPCCSKVGLKRGPWTPEEDELLANYIKKEGEGRWRTLPKRAGLLRCGKSCRLRWMNYLRPSVKRGQIAPDEEDLILRLHRLLGNRWSLIAGRIPGRTDNEIKNYWNTHLSKKLISQGIDPRTHKPLNPDSSGAANANKASSSKTNRNIPNPNPNIPASPVVTEELTPDSDSGIIPIKENIGYFQSSNLDDHQLLHGYTALPNSDGNSGMGLRGNYNNGPSSTEEEDDMNYCSDDVFSSFLNSLINDDAFAAQHHQLQQHPSTGIAPVSSDPLISIATSSFGGLGAGWESAIMSSTFNQNDPKRANNRVE, from the exons ATGAGGAACCCATCGTCGTCGTCATCGCCAACAGCAAAGGCAGGAGGTGGGTCTGGGTCGGCGACGGTCACTGCAGGCAAGTCGACGACCACGACTCCGTGCTGCAGCAAGGTGGGGCTGAAGAGAGGGCCGTGGACGCCGGAGGAGGATGAGCTTCTGGCCAATTACATCAAGAAGGAAGGTGAGGGCCGGTGGCGGACCCTTCCCAAGCGAGCCGGGCTGCTACGCTGCGGCAAGAGCTGCCGCCTCCGCTGGATGAACTATCTTCGACCATCCGTCAAGCGCGGCCAGATCGCCCCCGACGAAGAAGATCTCATTCTTCGCCTTCACCGTCTCCTCGGCAACCG GTGGTCGTTGATAGCTGGGAGAATTCCTGGACGTACAGACAATGAGATAAAGAATTACTGGAACACTCACCTCAGCAAGAAGTTGATCAGCCAAGGCATAGATCCAAGAACCCACAAGCCTTTGAACCCCGACTCCTCCGGCGCCGCCAATGCCAATAAAGCTTCTTCATCAAAAACCAATCGCAATatcccaaaccctaaccctaatatTCCCGCTTCTCCAGTTGTTACAGAAGAGCTGACTCCTGATAGTGACAGTGGAATAATCCCCATCAAGGAAAATATTGGATACTTCCAAAGTTCTAATTTGGATGATCATCAGTTACTCCATGGCTATACGGCTTTGCCAAACTCTGATGGTAATTCTGGGATGGGTTTGAGAGGCAATTACAATAATGGCCCCAGCAGcactgaagaagaagatgacatGAATTACTGCTCCGATGATGTTTTCTCTTCGTTCCTCAACTCATTGATCAATGATGATGCCTTCGCTGCCCAACACCACCAACTGCAACAACATCCTAGTACTGGGATTGCACCGGTGTCGTCTGACCCTTTGATTTCCATCGCTACTTCGAGTTTTGGCGGCCTCGGGGCAGGCTGGGAATCTGCAATCATGTCTTCCACTTTCAACCAAAATGACCCTAAGAGGGCTAATAATCGAGTTGAATAG
- the LOC133878497 gene encoding pheophytinase, chloroplastic, producing MASTTSSILPLSKPDFPVLSSQRSKKIIASSTIFCRTRLQEYPILGRFSKFHRISTNGFVVLSRSNDQVEEIGLSSQEKAWSNDPKIEVQSRMWNWRGYSIRYQFSGNSGPALVLIHGFGANSDHWRKNIPVLAKSHRVYSIDLIGYGYSDKPNPRQVGDSYYTFETWATQLNEFCIDVVKDEAFFICNSIGGLVGLQAAVMAPEICKGIILLNISLRMLHIKKQPWFGKPLIRSLQSLLRNTALGKYFYRTVATPESVRGILCQCYHDTSQVTEELVQKILNPGLEPGAADVFLEFICYSGGPLPEELLPQIKCPVLVAWGDKDPWEPIELGRNYGNFDSVEDFIVLPNVGHCPQDEAPHLVNPLVESFVARHATPSASVSTTI from the exons ATGGCAAGCACTACTTCCTCTATACTGCCCCTATCAAAGCCAGATTTTCCAGTCCTGTCCTCTCAAAGAAGCAAGAAGATTATAGCGTCATCAACCATTTTTTGCAGAACCCGTCTTCAAGAATATCCAATTCTTGGCCGATTTTCGAAGTTTCATCGAATTAGTACAAATGGGTTTGTTGTACTTTCTCGTTCCAACGATCAGGTTGAAGAGATTGGTCTTTCTAGTCAGGAAAAGGCATGGAGTAATGACCCCAAGATTGAAGTTCAAAGCCG TATGTGGAACTGGAGGGGTTATTCTATTCGCTATCAGTTTTCTGGGAACAGTGGCCCTGCATTAGTTTTAATTCATGGTTTTGGAGCAAACAG TGACCACTGGCGGAAAAATATTCCAGTTCTGGCAAAATCACACAGGGTATATTCTATTGATCTTATTGGTTACGGATACTCGGATAAACCAAATCCTCGCCAAGTTGGAGACAGCTATTATACATTTGAAACATGGGCTACCCAACTAAATGAGTTTTGTATTGATGTGGTTAAGGATGAAGCATTCTTTATTTGCAATTCCATTGGAG GACTTGTTGGTCTTCAGGCAGCAGTTATGGCACCAGAGATCTGCAAAGGCATTATCCTTTTGAATATATCTCTTCGTATGCTTCATATTAAGAAGCAGCCTTGGTTTGGAAAACCTTTAATCAGATCACTCCAGAGTTTGCTGAG GAATACTGCTTTGGGCAAATATTTCTACAGAACTGTTGCCACACCAGAATCTGTGAGGGGTATTCTTTGCCAG TGTTACCATGATACTTCCCAAGTGACAGAGGAACTAGTTCAGAAGATACTTAATCCAGGACTGGAACCTGGTGCTGCAGATGTGTTTCTGGAGTTTATTTGCTACTCAGGTGGCCCTCTTCCTGAGGAACTTCTGCCTCAAATAAAG tGTCCTGTTTTAGTAGCATGGGGTGACAAGGATCCATGGGAACCCATTGAGCTTGGAAGAAACTATGGGAATTTTGATTCTGTAGAAGACTTTATTGTCCTCCCCAATGTTGGGCACTGCCcccag GACGAAGCACCACATCTTGTGAATCCACTTGTCGAGTCATTTGTGGCACGCCATGCTACACCGTCTGCTAGTGTCTCCACAACTATCTGA
- the LOC133878534 gene encoding probable cytokinin riboside 5'-monophosphate phosphoribohydrolase LOGL1: MGEFKRVCVFCGSNSGNRKIYSDAALDLGRELVERKMDLVYGGGSVGLMGMVSQTVFDGGCHVLGVIPTALVPLEISGHAVGEVLIVSDMHERKAEMASRSDAFIALPGGYGTMEELLEMITWSQLGIHDKPVGLLNVDGYYDCLLGLFDKGVEEGFIKPSARDIIISAKTARELLQRMEEFIPLHDQVAPRQSWNIEENHTESL; the protein is encoded by the exons ATGGGCGAGTTCAAAAGGGTCTGTGTCTTTTGTGGGAGTAATTCAGGGAACAGAAAGATATACAGTGATGCAGCTCTTGATCTTGGAAGAGAATTG GTGGAGAGGAAGATGGATTTGGTGTATGGAGGAGGGAGTGTTGGGCTGATGGGGATGGTTTCTCAGACAGTTTTTGATGGTGGATGTCATGTTCTAGG AGTTATCCCAACTGCACTTGTTCCACTTGAG ATATCTGGCCATGCAGTGGGAGAGGTGTTGATTGTATCAGATATGCACGAAAGGAAGGCTGAAATGGCTTCTCGATCTGATGCTTTTATTGCTCTACCTG GAGGGTATGGAACCATGGAAGAGTTGCTTGAGATGATAACATGGTCTCAGCTTGGAATCCATGACAAACCA GTGGGTCTCTTAAATGTTGATGGATATTATGATTGCTTGCTGGGATTGTTTGACAAAGGAGTAGAAGAAGGATTTATTAAGCCATCTGCGAGGGACATTATTATATCTGCAAAGACTGCTCGAGAGCTGCTACAGAGGATGGAG GAATTTATACCTCTTCATGATCAAGTAGCACCAAGACAAAGTTGGAACATAGAAGAAAACCACACTGAAAGTTTGTAG